CTTTTCTAAGAGGATGATTATGGTGAGGTAACAGAGCGGGATCTGATATGTGAAATAGCTTTTACAGGACTTTTTTATGTAAAGCCGAATGTTCTGAAACGCATATACAAAAAAGCACGACTAATTTTCAATTAAAAGAAATTTGGTCATGCTTTTTATATAAGTCAAAAATCTTTTCTAAAAATTAATATGCCCCTGCAGCCAGATCTGTGCCTTCAGCCGTCTTCCAACTGCCGGTTCGCCAATCACCTTTTCAACCGGTACGCATACATCAAATTGAAGCTCATTGGTTTCAACTGTAAGAACATAAAGTTTTTTCCCGGTAAGAAGATTTTCGATGGTATCGATATTCAGAATCTCACCAAGGATCGCATACTGGTCACATTCAAGACCAGCTGGCATAAAATGCGTATCGACAATACTGTAAATATCTTCCCCGCGAATTCTTTTTGATACTGCGGCATAGGTGTCGATGTCGTCAAGCGTAAGGCTTTCAATGGCATCGGGATTCCCTTCCTTTGCTGCGCTCATAAGCATCATCCGGTTGCGGAGATCTTTCGCTCTCTTGTCCGCAGCACCTGCATCCTTTGCGACCGGAAGCAAAATTTTCCCACTTAAGGCAAGCCCAGAAAAGGTTATAGAGATTGAACTTTTGTTCAGACCACCGAGAGTGGCTTCTTTTATGTATTCCATTCCGTTCTGGATATGGAAAATGATACTGCAGCCGAGCTTTACATCTTCGCAGACACCAATATAGGTCGGTGAGGATGCTTTCTGTTCTACTGCAATATCAGCATAAGAGCTGACTCCACTGCCTGAAAAATATGGGAAATAGCATTCTCTGCGGAACTCTTCATCATTTTCATCGATAAAGCCGCAGGAAGAAATGCCAATCCCGTTGCCGTATTCCCTGCGAAGCTCACAGAGATCTGTGTGCTCGTCCAGGGCAATACGGTCATATCCGGAAAATTTCTTTTCGGATTCAAGAAGAATCTGATACCATTCGCGTTCAGATGCGATATCGTGGAATCCGATAGCGTTTAAATATTTATGCAAAATTTACCTCGTTTTCTATCTGATTTCAGACTTACCGCCCATGTATGGACGAAGTACTTCAGGAATGCGGACAGAACCGTCTGCCTGAAGATTGTTCTCGAGAAATGCGATCAGCATTCTCGGAGGAGCTACTACTGTGTTGTTCAGTGTGTGTGCGAAATATTTGTTTCCGTCACTTCCTTTTACACGGATGCCAAGACGTCTTGCCTGTGCATCACCAAGGTTAGAACAGCTTCCTACTTCAAAGTATTTCTTCTGTCTTGGAGACCATGCCTCTACGTCACAAGATTTTACTTTAAGGTCGGCAAGGTCACCTGAACAGCATTCCAGTGTACGAACCGGGATATCAAGAGAACGGAACAGATCAACAGTGTTTTTCCATAATTTATCATACCATTCTTTGCTTTCTTCTGGTTTGCATACAACGATCATTTCCTGTTTTTCAAACTGATGGATTCTGTATACACCACGTTCTTCGATTCCATGAGCTCCTTTTTCTTTACGGAAGCATGGAGAATAAGAAGTCAGTGTCTTTGGAAGTTCAGCTTCATCAAGCATGGTATCGATGAATTTACCGATCATAGAATGCTCGCTTGTTCCGATCAGATATAAGTCTTCGCCTTCAATTTTGTACATCATAGAATCCATTTCGGCAAAGCTCATAACGCCTGTAACAACATTGCTTCTGATCATGAAAGGTGGGATACAGTATGTGAATCCACGATCGATCATAAAGTCACGTGCATAAGAGATAACTGCTGAGTGAAGACGTGCAATATCTCCCATCAGATAATAGAAACCATTTCCGGCAACCTTTCCTGCACTTTCAAGATCGATTCCGTTGAATTTTTCCATAATTTCTGTATGGTATGGGATTTCAAAGTCCGGAACAACCGGTTCGCCAAATTTTTCAATTTCAACATTCTGGCTGTCGTCTTTACCAATCGGTACAGATGGATCGATGATATTTGGGATAACCATCATATCTTTTTTGATTTTTGCTTCAACTTCTTTTTCTTCAGCAGAAAGTTCTTCCATACGGGCAGCGTTTTCCTGAACTTTTTTCTTAAGCTCTTCTGCTTTCTCTTTTTCGCCATGAGCCATGCATGCACCGATTTCTTTGGAAACTTTATTTTTCTCAGCACGGAGTGCTTCTACTTCGCCTTTGATTTCACGGTTTCTCTTGTCAAGTTCGATTACTTCATCTACAAGTGGAAGCTTTTCATCCTGGAATTTTTTCTTGATGTTTTCTTTTACAACATCCGGGTTCTGTCTTAAAAATTTAATATCTAACATAACTGTTCTCCTGTCTTATTTCTTTATTTTTATTACTGTGGTTTGATCGCATCCTGTACATCCGGATCATACATTTCCTGGTAAACGGCCTGATCTAGTGATTCGGCCTCTTCTTCAGAGAGCTCAATGTAACTTTCACCACGCACAATTTCTTTTATATAAGTGTAACAGCCATCTCTGCTGTGCATGGAATTGAGGATCCATCCATTGTTATCATTGTCAAGCATTGTGAGGGCGAAGCTGAGTTTTCCACCCATTTCACCGAAAGCATCGTATTTTACAATACCTACTTTCTGGTAGCTGCTTCGCAACGCGCGATACAATATGCGGATGTCCGCTTTGTTTTCGTGGGCAATGTTGGAAAGCTCGTCGAGTTCATCGAATCTTGCACTGAAACTTTCTTCGAGCGTTTTACCGTCCTGTCCGCGCATGAATACGTTATAGCTTGATTTCAGACGGTTGTATTTCATATTAACATTAATATAAAGAAGAAACATCAATATGATCAGCATGATAAGAAAAAGAAATATATACGCCGGATCAATTCCAAGTGACTTTAGAATTTTACTTTCCATATATTATTTTCCTTCCTGTATTGACATTAACAATTCAAATATACGTTCCAGATCGTTGTCCGAATAATATTCAATTTCAATTTTACCTTTTCCATTTGCTTTATGATTGACATGGACTTTGGAACCGATGATTGACTTTATACGTTCCTCCAGATCTTCATATACAAATGCATTCTGGATAACAGGCTTTTCTTTTTCCTTTTTTGGCTTCTTTAGTTCTTTGACAAGTTTTTCGGTATCCCGGACACTGAGCTTTTCATCAAATACTTTATTGGCAAGAATATATTGTTGCTCTTTATCCTCGATTGCAAGAAGAGCACGTGCATGTCCGGTTGAAATCATGTCATCGATGATCATCTGCTGTACTCTCTCGTCCAGCTTTAGAAGACGCATAGAGTTTGTAACAGCAGTTCTGCTCTTTGAAACGCGCTCAGCTACCTCATCCTGCTTCAGACGGAATTCATTTAGCAAGCGTTTGTATGCCTGCGCTTCTTCGATTGGATTCAGATTTTCGCGCTGAATATTTTCAATAAGAGAAATCTCAACGATTTCCTGATCTGTGTATTCTTTAATGATAACAGGAATCTCTTTGATACCGGCCTGCTTTGCTGCACGCCAGCGACGCTCGCCGGCGATGATTTCGTAGTAATCGTTCCGTTTCTGAACAATCAGAGGTTGTAGGATTCCAAACTGTTTGATTGAATCGGCAAGTTCCAAGAGAGCATCTTCCTCAAAATGTTTTCTCGGCTGGTCACGGTTTGGCTCCACATCATTGATCTTCATCATAATTGGTCCAGCATTCACTACTTCTTTTTTAACTGGTGCAGTATGTTTCGCAGTTTTATTTTCTTTGATTAAACTATCCAGACCTTTTCCAAGTCCGCCTCGTTTTGCTGTCATGCTTACTCTTCTCCTTTATGAATTACTTCATCTGCTAATAACATATAACTTTCAGCTCCTGTTGAACGAGGATCATATAAGTTGATTGGTAAGCCATGACTTGGGGCTTCTGCAAGTCGTATATTACGTGGAATGATAGTTTTGTAAATTGTCTGATCAAGATTATCTTTTACATTTTCAACAACTTGAAGAGAAAGATTGGTTCTGGCATCATACATGGTAAATACAACGCCTTCCATTTCAAGGTTTTCGTTCAATCTTTCTTTTACAAGTTCGATTGTTTTAATCAGCTGGCTCAATCCTTCAAGTGCATAGTATTCACACTGAATTGGAACCAATACGGTATCGGCGGTAGTCATTGAATTGATTGTCAGCATACTAAGTGAAGGTGGGCAGTCGATAATGACGTAATCGTAATTACTTCTTATCTTAAGCACCTCATCTCTTAATATGTATTCTTTGTTCTCAGTATCGAGCAACTCTATTTCGGCACCAGACAGATCAATGTTTGCGGGAATTACGTCGAGATTTTCAATTGCTTCTTTGCATAACACCTGATCCATAGTGGCTTCGCCGATTAAAAGATCATATACAGTATAGGCAACATTATCCTTATCTATACCAAGACCGCTGGACATATTTCCCTGTGGATCCATGTCGATTGCGAGAACTTTCTGCCCTTTTGCCGATAAACACGAGGATAAATTGATCGCTGTTGTAGTTTTTCCAACGCCACCCTTTTGGTTGGCAACGGCAATTATTCGTCCCATTGCAATTACCTCCTTTCTAATAGTGTGCAAATATATATGAAGTTTTATTTACATCTAGGTATAATTGTAACACTAAACTTTATCTAAATCTACTAAATGTTTCACGTGAAACATTTATTTTGGCATTTTTTATAAATAAGGGGATTTTTTGCGCGAAACATTCTACACAAAGTGAAATGTGAAAATGTATAAAAACATTCGTAATCCGCTCATTTTTTTCTTGAAAAAAAATGGCTACTTACTCATTTTTTGGCGGGTCAAGAGGTCAAAAATCCTCTTGCAAGCAAGCTTACATCGACTTTCTGACCTTTTGCCCATGGCATCATCATATTTTAGATATATTAAAATATATTTGGCTATGAGCAGCTGAAAAAAGAGAAAACAAAATGTTTCACGTGAAACATTTTGTCGAAAACCAAGGAACAATAACATGATGAAAATCTTTAAACTGTAAGGAGATTATGGTATACTTATCTATAAGCCGCAAGGTGAAAAATTACACAAAACAGATACTATTTGCGAGTATGATCTTGCTGAATCGGGGCAAAAATGATTCGGAGAAAGGACAATTAACGATGAAAAATAAAT
The sequence above is drawn from the Coprococcus comes ATCC 27758 genome and encodes:
- a CDS encoding DUF3881 family protein, whose protein sequence is MHKYLNAIGFHDIASEREWYQILLESEKKFSGYDRIALDEHTDLCELRREYGNGIGISSCGFIDENDEEFRRECYFPYFSGSGVSSYADIAVEQKASSPTYIGVCEDVKLGCSIIFHIQNGMEYIKEATLGGLNKSSISITFSGLALSGKILLPVAKDAGAADKRAKDLRNRMMLMSAAKEGNPDAIESLTLDDIDTYAAVSKRIRGEDIYSIVDTHFMPAGLECDQYAILGEILNIDTIENLLTGKKLYVLTVETNELQFDVCVPVEKVIGEPAVGRRLKAQIWLQGHINF
- the serS gene encoding serine--tRNA ligase, translated to MLDIKFLRQNPDVVKENIKKKFQDEKLPLVDEVIELDKRNREIKGEVEALRAEKNKVSKEIGACMAHGEKEKAEELKKKVQENAARMEELSAEEKEVEAKIKKDMMVIPNIIDPSVPIGKDDSQNVEIEKFGEPVVPDFEIPYHTEIMEKFNGIDLESAGKVAGNGFYYLMGDIARLHSAVISYARDFMIDRGFTYCIPPFMIRSNVVTGVMSFAEMDSMMYKIEGEDLYLIGTSEHSMIGKFIDTMLDEAELPKTLTSYSPCFRKEKGAHGIEERGVYRIHQFEKQEMIVVCKPEESKEWYDKLWKNTVDLFRSLDIPVRTLECCSGDLADLKVKSCDVEAWSPRQKKYFEVGSCSNLGDAQARRLGIRVKGSDGNKYFAHTLNNTVVAPPRMLIAFLENNLQADGSVRIPEVLRPYMGGKSEIR
- a CDS encoding DUF4446 family protein yields the protein MESKILKSLGIDPAYIFLFLIMLIILMFLLYINVNMKYNRLKSSYNVFMRGQDGKTLEESFSARFDELDELSNIAHENKADIRILYRALRSSYQKVGIVKYDAFGEMGGKLSFALTMLDNDNNGWILNSMHSRDGCYTYIKEIVRGESYIELSEEEAESLDQAVYQEMYDPDVQDAIKPQ
- a CDS encoding ParB/RepB/Spo0J family partition protein translates to MTAKRGGLGKGLDSLIKENKTAKHTAPVKKEVVNAGPIMMKINDVEPNRDQPRKHFEEDALLELADSIKQFGILQPLIVQKRNDYYEIIAGERRWRAAKQAGIKEIPVIIKEYTDQEIVEISLIENIQRENLNPIEEAQAYKRLLNEFRLKQDEVAERVSKSRTAVTNSMRLLKLDERVQQMIIDDMISTGHARALLAIEDKEQQYILANKVFDEKLSVRDTEKLVKELKKPKKEKEKPVIQNAFVYEDLEERIKSIIGSKVHVNHKANGKGKIEIEYYSDNDLERIFELLMSIQEGK
- a CDS encoding ParA family protein: MGRIIAVANQKGGVGKTTTAINLSSCLSAKGQKVLAIDMDPQGNMSSGLGIDKDNVAYTVYDLLIGEATMDQVLCKEAIENLDVIPANIDLSGAEIELLDTENKEYILRDEVLKIRSNYDYVIIDCPPSLSMLTINSMTTADTVLVPIQCEYYALEGLSQLIKTIELVKERLNENLEMEGVVFTMYDARTNLSLQVVENVKDNLDQTIYKTIIPRNIRLAEAPSHGLPINLYDPRSTGAESYMLLADEVIHKGEE